In the Phycisphaerae bacterium genome, CTGCGGTAGTTCCGGATGCGCGCGTCGAACTGCGTCCAGAATCGCAGCGGCTTTCTGTACTGCGTTCCTTGCATCGGCGGCGGACACGCGTGACATCCCGCCGTAGTCCGCTGTTTCACGCAGGTCCAGGAGGAGGTCATACGCCTGGCCGAGTTCCGCGGGCCATTCGCCGCTTCGAATCAACTCCCGATGCAGAGCCGCACGGACCGCCGAATGCTTGGAGAAACTCTGTCCCCGAAGAGCGAAAAGGCAGGTGACGGCATGGAATGCGGCATAGTACGCCCTGGAAGCGGCGGAGTCCGGATCGCTGCTGATAAGTTGTTGGCCGGAACCAAGGGTGCGGCGCGCCCGCTGCCATTCCGCAGCCGCAAACTCCTTCATAGCACAACACCCTCACCGTGCGCCTGCTCGTACAGCGGACACTTGATCGTTTCGTACTCGGACGCCGAAACGGGTTTGGCGCTGATTCGCCGGCCGATCTCCAGGGCAAGCGGGTAGAGCGCCTCCAGGTTTGTTTCCAGGTCTCTGCCAAGATCCACCGGTTCATCCAACAGCACCAGGAGGTCAACGTCGCTATCCGGACCGGCCTCGCCACGGGCCTCCGAACCGTACAGAATCACCCCGCGCAGACGCTCGCCATGCGCCTCAGCCAATCGCGATTTGATCCGGTCCAGCAGTTCGCCTCTCATCGTGACCATCTCTTACGGCTCTCCGACGCAACGCCCTTATCAGAACAACCTGCTTACTCCAGGCAGGAGTTACCCTCTCAGGCAAGTGCATTCTACGACAGGGATTCCGATTCGACAAGCCGGGAAATGGGACACCCTCGGACCTTGGACACTCGACGCCAGAAACGCCGCGTTCCCACGAAGGTTATTCAAGGATTCCGCCATCAGCCCAGCAGGTCCGCCACGTCTTTTAACTGGTCGATGATCGGAATCTCATTCGGGCATTTGGACAGGCATCGGCCGCAGGCGACGCAGGCGGTGGCGGAGCGGTCGCCTTCCTTGTGACTGCGAAGGCGGCGAAAGCCGGCCCGGCCCGACTCGACCAGGCCGAAGAGCCGGGCGCGGTTCAGCAGCAGGAAGTTCTGCGGGATGTCCACGCCCTGCGGGCATGGCATGCAGTAGCCGCAGGACGTGCAGATGCGAGTCGCCCGCTGGCGGATCGACTCGAGCCGGGCCAGCATGGCGCGCCGCTGGCGTTCGGTCATCGGCGTTTTGCGGCTGGCGGTCGCGACATTCTCCTCGACCTGGGCCTCCGTGCTCATTCCCGACAGCGCCGCCGAGACGCCCGGCGTGGCCATCACGTACCGCAGCGCCACCTCCGACGACGATCGGGCGCCCGGCAGCAGGCGCAGGATCTCCGGCGTCGTCGCCGCCAGCGTGCCGCCGCCCACCGGGTTCATCACCGAGACGCCCATGCCTCTGTCAGCGGCGTAGGCGATCGTTTCGGCGATGGTCGGATTGAGGAAGTTGTAGCTGACCAGCATGGCTGAGAACTCGCCGG is a window encoding:
- a CDS encoding HEPN domain-containing protein — translated: MKEFAAAEWQRARRTLGSGQQLISSDPDSAASRAYYAAFHAVTCLFALRGQSFSKHSAVRAALHRELIRSGEWPAELGQAYDLLLDLRETADYGGMSRVSAADARNAVQKAAAILDAVRRAHPELPQ
- a CDS encoding aldo/keto reductase is translated as MQYARYGKDGPEISRLGFGVMRLPARRKGDWGSVNFTRSVAVMRKAMELGVNFFDSHHFYHNGLSEVAIGQALKGWKGQRIYIQTKTPFYNRKPLKHFKELLVQALEKTGVNRLDYLLFHSMSMDTFRSRGRQFFKLTDWAIKRGLIRFRGFSSHDTPENVRAFIDTGEFSAMLVSYNFLNPTIAETIAYAADRGMGVSVMNPVGGGTLAATTPEILRLLPGARSSSEVALRYVMATPGVSAALSGMSTEAQVEENVATASRKTPMTERQRRAMLARLESIRQRATRICTSCGYCMPCPQGVDIPQNFLLLNRARLFGLVESGRAGFRRLRSHKEGDRSATACVACGRCLSKCPNEIPIIDQLKDVADLLG
- a CDS encoding nucleotidyltransferase domain-containing protein, with protein sequence MVTMRGELLDRIKSRLAEAHGERLRGVILYGSEARGEAGPDSDVDLLVLLDEPVDLGRDLETNLEALYPLALEIGRRISAKPVSASEYETIKCPLYEQAHGEGVVL